The Aspergillus nidulans FGSC A4 chromosome VIII genome contains the following window.
GTTCTTTTGACTTCTCGCGGCCTGGAAGCTCGTTGTCATTCTTTTATCTTCGGTCGATTTCCAGCTATCGCCGAAATATATACATACTTCCGTTCTTTCCCACCACCTTCACACATTCCTTGACGCGCTTGCGCCTTTTTACAACCCTAAACGCGCTTTACGCCTAAATTATACGACCCAGAGGGCGTCCACGATATTTACCGGCCTCATTTACTCTCGATCAGTCTTCAATCGCACGTCGAACGAATCCGCGCTAAGCCGAGATAAGGACTAAAGCACATGTCTGTAGATTAACGACCCTTCACCTTTTGCGGACAGTGTATCAGTAGAGGACGTAGTATCCTCAGCCAACGAAAACCATGGTTCACGCACACCATCACGAACACAAAGTCCGCCTTGAGGAGCGTGATCCGAACCCAGATGGGGTCACTGTCTACGTTACGGCAGAGCCGACCTTCACGGGTGAGATAGGTGGATATTCAACCCAAGGACAGGACGACCGTACTAGTGAAGCCACCGAGACTGAGAGTGCCACCAAAGCTACCAATACTGTCGGTGTTGGTGCGCCAGTCCAGCAAACCCGATCGACTACACAAGAGGAGGCGACAACTACGACAGCCACAGCGACAGCGTCCAAAGATGAAGAGACTACAACTACGAGTAAAGGGACCACAACTACGGATGCAGCTACTACCAGGACTAAGACCACAACCGTCGACCCTACTGAAGTGACGACCACTGCGACTCAAACTCAGGATGACACTGACGCAACGTCGATCACCCAGACTACATTGTCGACAATCACAACCAGTGCCACAGACTCCGACGGCAGTGCCACTTCTACCTACGTCGCCGGCCAATCGACTTCTACTGGATCTAGCGCGGCCACTGTTGACTCGGGCTCGAATGGTATTTCTTCTGGCGCGAAGGCAGGCATTGCGATTGGAGTCATTCTTGGTGTTGGACTGATTGCCGGGTTAATCTTCTTTTTCatttggaagaagaagaagaagaagaagcagcaacaaGGTCAGAGTCTTGGAGAAAGCGATGCATTTGCAGGCAACGAGAAAACATACTCGGCCTACAATGCACCTCCTTCCCCAGCTCCCGCTTCCCAGTCCGTAACCACAGCCAACGCCCCTCAATTGAATGTTCGGCCTGTCACTCAGTTTGCTCCCGACTTGACCCCTATTCAGGGTGGTGCCACGCCCGTGTCCGCAGTCAGTGCTGCTGGAGCCCTTGGTTCAGCAGCTGCCCTCTCGCGCAACCTCACTGGAAACTCCCCGCCCCAAACTCCCCAGTCTGGTGTTAGCGGCCGCGATCCCTTTGGCGACCCAGTCAACCCATTTGGCGCCCATGCAGAGGTTCAGTCGCGTCCTTCTACTGCCGGTAACAACCCAGGAGGCGGCCCGGCTCCTGTTTCATCGGTTTCTCCAATCTCATCGGTGGCTATGCCTACAGCTGTGCCTTCTCCGActgttgccgccgccgctgtccctctgcctccttccCCTTCTGATCCTAATTCTCCCGGACCTGTGTCACCTACGACTGCCTCAAAAGCAGGTAATGAGTCcacaactgctgctgctgctgctgctgctgctgctgcagtggcTGGGGCCGCTGCCGTTGGGGCTGCCGCTCAAGGCTCTGAGAATGACACTAGTCGTCCTGGATCCTCTGACTCGGACGCCTCATACATCCCTGCTCCTACCGCTCCTAACTCCAATGTGGTCGACCCTGTTGTAGCCccca
Protein-coding sequences here:
- a CDS encoding SH3 domain protein (transcript_id=CADANIAT00001972), with product MVHAHHHEHKVRLEERDPNPDGVTVYVTAEPTFTGEIGGYSTQGQDDRTSEATETESATKATNTVGVGAPVQQTRSTTQEEATTTTATATASKDEETTTTSKGTTTTDAATTRTKTTTVDPTEVTTTATQTQDDTDATSITQTTLSTITTSATDSDGSATSTYVAGQSTSTGSSAATVDSGSNGISSGAKAGIAIGVILGVGLIAGLIFFFIWKKKKKKKQQQGQSLGESDAFAGNEKTYSAYNAPPSPAPASQSVTTANAPQLNVRPVTQFAPDLTPIQGGATPVSAVSAAGALGSAAALSRNLTGNSPPQTPQSGVSGRDPFGDPVNPFGAHAEVQSRPSTAGNNPGGGPAPVSSVSPISSVAMPTAVPSPTVAAAAVPLPPSPSDPNSPGPVSPTTASKAGNESTTAAAAAAAAAAVAGAAAVGAAAQGSENDTSRPGSSDSDASYIPAPTAPNSNVVDPVVAPTAAAASRSGPGPAMPTNVHRVQMDFTPSMEDEMELRSGQLVRLLHEYDDGWALCVRLDRSQQGVVPRSCLSARPVKPRAKPPPGAGPGPGARGPFGPPGHPGAPGSPMMGPPGRMPQSPRFYPGDVGRPGSPSSRPRSPARAMSPAQGAYGPPPPHAQPQRPMSPAQFPAVPRSHSPGPRPTPPRSMSPGPYGLPGLQRPEMPHANQRQRSNSTGGAIHNSRAAPGPGSSPLAAPSVPPPAGALPAIPANPVPAPSNDA